One segment of Anguilla anguilla isolate fAngAng1 chromosome 1, fAngAng1.pri, whole genome shotgun sequence DNA contains the following:
- the leng1 gene encoding leukocyte receptor cluster member 1, which produces MNILPKKSWHVRNKDNIARVRRDEAQAAEEEREVQRRVERAEQEARTAYLRRKSQAAHCGQELEAEEEEPPAIGEKHLNLFPVEEAGEKRGNEEYLKEKKDEKERQERAIGLLVSLGPAPGTEVTPWYLKDRAKKEEKEDERDKAKKDKDKGRTEEEKEKKDRRLKDSLDPMREMKKALAIKDKHKSKKKERREQGQKRSGESSMERLRAERLEREAAERRRAQALLDQKSGKGKDQQREVEERDRPYNSAYFPELARKRQRRERDQYGL; this is translated from the exons ATGAATATTTTGCCAAAGAAAAGCTGGCATGTTCGTAACAAGGATAACATTGCCCGTGTGCGTCGGGATGAAGCTCAAGCAGCAGAGGAAGAACGTGAGGTTCAGCGCCGGGTGGAGCGTGCGGAGCAAGAG GCACGGACAGCGTATTTGAGACGGAAGTCACAAGCTGCCCATTGTGGACAAGAGttggaggcagaggaggaagaaCCGCCAGCGATAGGAGAGAAGCACCTGAATCTGTTTCCTGTGGAGGAGGctggggagaagagagggaacgAGGAgtatctgaaagagaaaaaagatgaGAAG GAGCGTCAGGAGCGTGCCATAGGCCTGCTGGTGTCCCTAGGCCCTGCTCCTGGAACCGAAGTTACTCCCTGGTATCTTAAAGACAGggcaaagaaagaagaaaaagaagatgaaCGGGACAAAGCgaaaaaagacaaagacaagGGGAGGACCgaagaagagaaggagaagaaggacaGGAGACTCAAGGACAGTCTGGACCCAAtgagagagatgaagaaagCATTAGCGATCAAGGACAAACACAAGAGTAAGAAGAAGGAAAGGAGGGAGCAAGGGCAGAAGAGGAGCGGGGAAAG cTCAATGGAAAGGTTGCGTGCTGAACGACTGGAAAGAGAAGCagctgagaggaggagagcccAGGCCCTGTTGGACCAAAAGAGCGGGAAAGGGAAGGATCAGCAGAGGGaagtggaggagagagacagaccttACAACAGCGCCTATTTTCCGGAACTGGCTCGTAAAAGACAGCGAAGAGAGCGGGATCAATATGGCTTGTGA